One Glycine max cultivar Williams 82 chromosome 1, Glycine_max_v4.0, whole genome shotgun sequence genomic window, TGTGACATGGGTTGTTTCACTAGAATTCATCTTGCTTCTTGTTGCTGATAGGGAGTTGAAGTTTTTATAGCTCGGAACAATCAAATGGATGCAATCCAAACCGAGAAAATCTATGTTGCTGTTGGGAATGATGTGCAGGATGGATATAAGACTTTGAATTGGGCTCTCAAGAAGTGGAATTCTCATCCAATTTCCATTGTTATTCTCCATCTCACACACAATAGTACCAAGGATTATGTCCATACACCATGTAAGTTGGAGTTATGTAtcagctttaattttttttagcattgAAATTCAATTGGGTTTAGCTTAGTTTTGTGATTTTGTGGCAGTTGGGAAACTTCCAGCAAGATCTGTGAGTGAGGAGAAACTACAAATTCTCAGGAAAGATGAGCAGGATAAAATCAACAAGCTGCTTTCCAAGTATATTGCTTTCTGTGGAAAGGTAAGTGTGTGTTCATTTTAGTACTTCAATAGTAGTGTTCAATTACTCAGATCAAATGAAGTGAAATGAGCTTATAGTGATGTAGTATAATTCCTGAAGCATTGGTTTTTAATCGTGCTGAATGTTATCGTGTGATCCGTGCAACTGACATCACAATAAGGCTTAGTTGTTGTTTTACTCAGATCATATGAAATGAAGTTATAATGGTTTAGTCTAACTCTAGTCTTCTGTTTGTGCATATTACAGGTGCCAGCAGAGATTCTTGAAGTTGAGAAATTTGATGAACCTATGCAAAAGCGCGTCATAGACTTGATCTTTGGTCTAGGAATAACCAAATTGGTCATGGGATTTTCATTCATGAAGCCCTCCATGTACTCTTTCATTCATTTCCTTGCTCTTTTTCttctagaatttttttaagccatgctaaattttctattattttccttaatacatttttttttatcatgggtCAGGAAATCTAAAGGTGCTATTAATGGATTGTTCCATGTTCATGAGCAAAAGCCTTCTTTCTGTGAATTGTTCGTTATTTGTGGAGGGAAACAAGTTTTCTTAAGAGGGAAGAATGATGAGAAAATCATGGAGGATGATCAGGGGGTCATGGTTGCAAGAATGAGAGATAAGATAACTTTCAAAGATTGGTTAGACAAGTGGTTCAAAGACAAAACCAACGATTCACAAGATAGAATTGCATCACTTTCCTCAAGCAATTTGGAGTCCCCTGTAAACCGAAACCAGTGGGAATTTTACCTCCAGgaaattgaaaattactatCAAGAATTGTTGTCTTCGAAGCCGGAGGAAGGAAGCTGCGTGCAAGAAAATGACGACTCACAGATTGGACCAATTGAGCCACATGTCACTGAACAGAACAATTATAATATGGTAACTATAACAATGACGgatatttttctcaaatatgtGGCCTTGATTAATGCTAATATTTATCTTCTTTGTTCCCTTTCGTTTTGTTTCTTCTAGGGAGTTGTTAGATGATTGGTTTCACTTTTACATATATGCATAAtacaatttgtttttattgtacACTGTTGAAAAAGAAGGCGTCTGTTTGTGAAAGTCTAAATTTGATATGTAATATCTTTCTTTAAAGAATTCTTACTTTGACTCTTGTTAGTATTTGATAAGTATATATTGTAATATAAATTGAGGGTACCCTTTTTTAAACTTTTGGTCGGTTTAGTTTGCAAGATATGAAAGCTATTTTCAAATGTTGATCTTGCTCTAAAGCCATGATTAGCTTTCTATGTGTGCTTTTGGACCCAAAAACAAAAAGTTGTTAAATAGTAGACGTTTGACAATATAGTCACATACTTTATATGTGCCTTTGATCCTTTGTTATTTCACATTATGTGCATGGTGTATTGATTTGTCAAAAATATTGCCTAACTTTGTCTCCTCCTACTCAGAGTACTGCGGAAAAAATTGAGATCCTGAAAAATAAGCTTAATGAAGGTCAGAAGACCATCCAATTGAAGAGGAAAGAAGCCAAGGATAACATAGAGAGGCATACTAAAGCTGAATGGGCAATTTGTTTATGCAACAGTCGGGTAATATTCTAAATCAGTTTAACTTggtgacacaaatgcaaaatttTTCCTCTCTctgtttttaataaatagtCAAATCAATAAATGAAAGATACAACATTGGCCACATTAAGCCtggaataataaaaattacatttatggTGAGCCTTGAATATATATCAACATGAGATTATTCATATTTAATCAGTTATATCGAATCTGAGccttgaatatataattttgtgaaaaattaggAAAAAGATACATAATGACTTTATCTAAACTTGAATTACTCTCTTTGTTTCTAATTATAAAATCTTTtctaaaaattactttattcctttttataagatgcattaagtattttttcttatatatccttaattattctttcttcaaacattaataaaaaataattaactaaataaaaaaaaaattttaaataatgatacaaataattaaaagatttaatgtgattaagtaaattaactaattttttgttaagacacataaattagttaaaaaattcttataattaaatatgaaagtATTATACAAAAGTTAAGCATAGtagcaacaaaaaattaaaattacaactaAATTTTATCCttagtattaattttttattttacattcaaAGACCACAAACATAATTTTCCTTGTCTAGGGATTAATTTGAGCGTTTGACTAACTATACCTTCTAGGGATTGATTTATCCCTCTTTTTTTCTTGCTTGCATGTCATATACACGTAAATTCTCATCTGTTAATGGCTACTTGTTAGGCCGAAGAACTAGAAAGTCGAATACGTGAAGAGGTGAGTGCAAGAGAGGAGCTAAAGAAGGAATCAGACGCAGAGAAGGAGCAAACAGAGGAGATGAGAACGGAGGTGGAAGAGAGGAAGAGGAGGCTGAGCTCGCTCACGGAAGTCCAATCGgagctctcaaaccggctccaAATATGGACGTTAGCGAAGATTCGGGCGGAGACGCAGCTGGAGAAGGCGGTGGGGGAGAGGAGGGAGATGGGGAGGGAGATAGAGGAGCTGAGGCGGCAGAGGGATGTGCTCAACAGAAGGATCGAGTTCTGCAAGCAGAAGGACGCCATCGGAATGGCCGCGAGGCTCGCCGAGACAACGTTCTGTGCGTTCAGGGAGTACACCGAGGAGGAGCTCCGGTTGGCGACGGATAACTTCTCCGAGCGCCTCAGGTTGAAGTCCGGCGGGGATTGGACCAATGTGTATAGGGGACGCTTTAACCATTCCACTGTTGCTATCAAGATGCTGCCTTCTTTGTCACCCCAACATTTCCAATCCAAGGTACAAATATAAGTATTTCAcatcaatttcttttctttgattgtGTTAatctttaatgtattttttttattagaggaATTACTAAATGAAGCTCTAATTCTAGTTGAAAAACAATATCAAAAATAGTTATGAAATGTAATCTTCTGTGGGGTTTAATAATATGCTACTCATTTGTGGTATTAATAGAATATTCAAATCAATTGAATTAATAGACACGATAGgttaaaaaagtgaaaagtaTTTGTTGGGTGTCCTATAAATTCCCccaattcaattcaaatattGAACTAATTGTGTCTGACCCATGATGACATATGTTCAATGATCATGTTAATTTTGTTTCCAAAATTTCTTGTTATATAGAattttcaaatagttttttcctcgaaataattataaaattctgtCTCAGCTTGAATTTACTAATTTACACCGCATATTTCAGGTGAGGCTTCTTGGTGATATTAGGCAACCTCATCTGGTTGCCATGGTTGGCTTTTGCTCCGAGCCCAAATGCATAGTTTTGGAATACATGCGCAATGGAAGCTTACGAGACATGCTGTTTTCTAGGAGAAGAAACCGAACCTTACGATGGCATGACCGAATACGAATAGCCACAGAAGTTTGTTCGGGCCTGGGCTTTCTCAATGTAGCTGAGCCAAGGCCCGCTATTCATTGTCATTTGACCCCATCGAAAATCCTCCTAGACCGCCATTTGATTGCAAAGATCACGGGCTTTGGGCTCCATGAATGCCATGATGAACATTGTAATATTGAGTCAGATTTGCGGGCCATAGGGGCTTTGTTAATGCACCTTCTAACTGGAAGAAATTGGGCTGGGCTCGTTGAGGAGGTGATGACGGTAGATATAGATAGAGAGGCTTTGGGTGGTGTTCTTGATGAGATGGCTGGACAATGGCCATTGGATCTAGCAAGGGAACTTGCGGGCCTGGCTATGAGGTGCATGTCCATCAAAAGCGAGCCCAACTTGGAATTGAGCATTGCAAGGGTTTTAGAGGAACTCAATGAGATAAGAAGAAAGGGGGATGAAATTGTTGGAAGGGAAAGGcgaaagacaaacattaatggTGGATGTATAAATAGAGAGGGATCCAGTGATGTGCCTAGTGTTTTCCTTTGTCCCATACTTCAGGTTACCCTcttgatcttttaattttttttaatgagttaGACCATGTTATAAGCTTCTTCATGAGTATttataagataagaaaataagaagataaaatataatacaatattaaACTTTCTTACTAAAATTAACCCTTTACTTTTAGagaagttaaataaataaataaataaatctataaAAGTTAGGTGCATTAGTTgattttactttataaaaatttaatttattttaatttctcattttcttctcctaCAAGTAGCTAAGTATTTCTCCTAGCTAGCTAAATAGTatgatttttcctttatttatttgtaatgtCTGTGATATGTTGCAAGTTTCATGACTAATCCTGATAAAATTCGAAAAAGCCACTAGCCAAGAGATATCAAGAATGATCATATGTTGAGTCCTGCACATAATGTTTGAACGGACAGGCAAAAGTGGAGTTGCATTTTATGTTTGCTAATAATCCTTGAACTTAAGGTTGTGTTCTTGTGTTGTTGGCTCTGCATGCAGGAGGTAATGAAAAACCCACACGTGGCAGCAGATGGATTTTCTTATGAGCTAGAAGCAATAGAACATTGGCTGCAATCGGGACGTGACACATCACCAGTGACAAATTTGAGGCTGAAGCACACTTTCCTCACCCCTAATCATACCCTTCGTTCCCTAATTGAGGACTGGCAGACCAACAAATCAACCTGAGTTAGCTTCGGATTGAAATACTAACAACACGCTCTTTAATACACTTGTTACTTAAACAATAACCAGTTGAGTTAATGATTCATGGGCAGGTTCAAGTCTAAAATCTTTCTAACTTACCATTCTTTGTTTTGATAATTCCTCCTACAACAATTAACAGGTTGGTTTGGATTAAGTTCACAATTCgatcaaaaatttaaatgagtTAGTTTAgatcgattttaaaaaaaaaatgaaactcaacCTAAATTAATCCGTTTGTAAACGATTTGGATTGGGTTGAATCGAAAggttaaaacatttaattttatttatttttttaaatgaaatattttttataaactaaattttttattaaatgaaatacaTTATACATTACTTATAATTATTAAGTGTAGtcaaatagtttaaaaaatcaTAGGAGGAATCATATTATCGTCAAtttgtcatcatcatcacatAGAGTAACATTATGTTAAAtttggtttaaaaattaaaatataataaacaaataccACACTCATAAAACCTAAAAACccataaattaattgaaaatttcaatgttttcaaataatcaaatGAGTAATGCAATTAAAATTTcgactaaaactaaaatagtttaaaacaaattaaaattaaaatagatctACAATCATCTTTGTTGCAATAGATTTTAACCAAttacttatatattaataataataataataatttaatacaaattaactGGTCAATGTATCGGGTCAGTGAGTAGTGGGTCTAGATATTCAAACCCTTGACCTAATCCAAAACTCAATGGGTTTGATTTGTATGATTTGAGTTTGAtctaaatacaaaaattattcaatCCAAACTGTTTGGATTGGTTTGGATCAATTCGAATTTAAAGATGACCGCCGTAACAACAACTCTTTTCAGTATTAACTCAATAAGTAAGTgagtacacttttttttttttttcagcagACAATTGACGTGTGAAACAACTATCAACTATGAAATTTCGAAGCATAACAAATATTCTATAGCTATCAGCCTATCACCAATCTAATGTCACTATAGTTATATTACACATCCTTGTATAATTTACCTTTGTCTTCATGAACTGCAACATCTTCCAGTCCCACGGAAGAGAATAAAGgaataatggacatatcctgggAGTGGCCTTTTTCTTGAAGGAATGTTACCAGGATTAAAATGTGAGAGTGAACCAAGCATTAGACTCCCAAGCATTTGAAACGACAACAACACCGGGCTACTTTCTTTGGCAGCGAATATTCGGATTGTTGTGAGGGATCAGTGGCAATGTCTTCTGCTCGCGACCATTGGTACACCCCTCGTTCTTCTTGACTGCCAGGGACAGTGTTGTCCAGTAGGAATGCCACCAACAGTGTAACCACCATGTTCAAGGACATAAGAGCATTGATTGCAAAATCAAGCTTGAACatagaaaatataattcatattcatcagAAGAGGAAATAAGTTATAATAGCTGAATTTACAAGAAAATCAAGCAAAAGTAAAGATTTGTCATTAAGGACAAATTTACATGATACCAGTTTCAATCAGGATAAATCCGTTAGGATGTTAGAGGCTTGTGAATTAAATCCGTTAGTATGGGCATATTCATCTATAAGTTATACAGCCaatctttcttttgtttgttccttttttttacattttagggCAAAAGGTACTTACTTGCTTTATGCCTGAACGGAATGGCCCACTTGATGCTGCTGCTGCATAAGGAACCAGATAACTGGGCAGTACCAGACTTGATTCAGCTTGGTATTGTTGAAAATAAGCAGGGATAGACATGCCAAGGAACAGTGAAACTCCAACTATTGTTATGTTCCTGAAGCTGGCAGATTGACTATACTGTAAATTAGAGAGGCCcaatgctgcagtaagagcccACATGAAACATAGTACAGAAGCAGCCAAGGCCAGTGGAATGGAAGCAAGAAGGGCACCCACTTTTCCTACAAAATAAAGCATCAGAGATCGgacaaaacaacaaaatagcCTGTGTACATACAATCTATCTTATATTAACAGTCATATTTTGAGACTCTAATGAACCAAAATGAAACCACTGCACATCCTTAGATCCATCTCAGCCAGAATGATGGAGAGGAATGAAAACATATTAAGTTGGACAAGACTATAGAATTCAATTATGGATTTTTTCTCCAAGTGTTGTTATTTTACCTATAAATGAGAACATGATCAAGAAAGCTGCTCCAACTACCACTACCTTCCGACTTGCCACCTTTGTTACGTCAATTGTGTGCATGTTTTCTGTCAAGGTTGTTGCCCCAGTACCAGAACCCCAAAGACCAGCCAATATACTACAGAAACCCTCAAGAGCAATTCCTCGGCTCACAACTCCGGGAGTTGGAGGCCTCGAATTAACTTGCAGAGATGTAGCACGATAAGTTCCAACCTGATAGTCACAATTACATAAGGTTTCATCTCCTATTTAATATTTAGGTTTTTCAACATGACAATTCATCTTAATGAACCTTGACAATAATCATGCCTTTCAAGTCTAAGAAAATCAATCATATTCAGAAGCCAGGGACCTTCAGTTTTGCCTAAACCCATATAAATTAGGATAGTTCTGTGTGTGGGTGTGCATGTGAACCACTTTCTTCAATTTAAGAAATATATCTTT contains:
- the LOC100786771 gene encoding putative U-box domain-containing protein 50, with translation MDAIQTEKIYVAVGNDVQDGYKTLNWALKKWNSHPISIVILHLTHNSTKDYVHTPFGKLPARSVSEEKLQILRKDEQDKINKLLSKYIAFCGKVPAEILEVEKFDEPMQKRVIDLIFGLGITKLVMGFSFMKPSMKSKGAINGLFHVHEQKPSFCELFVICGGKQVFLRGKNDEKIMEDDQGVMVARMRDKITFKDWLDKWFKDKTNDSQDRIASLSSSNLESPVNRNQWEFYLQEIENYYQELLSSKPEEGSCVQENDDSQIGPIEPHVTEQNNYNMSTAEKIEILKNKLNEGQKTIQLKRKEAKDNIERHTKAEWAICLCNSRAEELESRIREEVSAREELKKESDAEKEQTEEMRTEVEERKRRLSSLTEVQSELSNRLQIWTLAKIRAETQLEKAVGERREMGREIEELRRQRDVLNRRIEFCKQKDAIGMAARLAETTFCAFREYTEEELRLATDNFSERLRLKSGGDWTNVYRGRFNHSTVAIKMLPSLSPQHFQSKVRLLGDIRQPHLVAMVGFCSEPKCIVLEYMRNGSLRDMLFSRRRNRTLRWHDRIRIATEVCSGLGFLNVAEPRPAIHCHLTPSKILLDRHLIAKITGFGLHECHDEHCNIESDLRAIGALLMHLLTGRNWAGLVEEVMTVDIDREALGGVLDEMAGQWPLDLARELAGLAMRCMSIKSEPNLELSIARVLEELNEIRRKGDEIVGRERRKTNINGGCINREGSSDVPSVFLCPILQEVMKNPHVAADGFSYELEAIEHWLQSGRDTSPVTNLRLKHTFLTPNHTLRSLIEDWQTNKST